Proteins encoded in a region of the Devosia sp. RR2S18 genome:
- a CDS encoding DDE-type integrase/transposase/recombinase — protein sequence MPIWPWSSTCSRAASSAGHQSRQTSEVVLQALHMAVWRRKPQNTVLVHSDQGSQFTSMDWASFLRHHNLVHSMSRRGNCHDNAVAESFFNLLKRERIRRRTYRTRDEARQDVFDYIEMFYNPTRKHVRNGMLSPVEFERRHQI from the coding sequence TTGCCTATCTGGCCGTGGTCATCGACCTGTTCTCGCGCCGCGTCGTCGGCTGGTCACCAAAGCCGGCAGACCAGTGAGGTCGTCCTTCAGGCCCTGCACATGGCTGTCTGGCGCCGAAAGCCACAGAACACGGTGCTAGTCCATTCCGATCAGGGCTCCCAGTTCACCAGCATGGACTGGGCTAGCTTCCTGCGACACCACAATCTGGTTCACTCGATGAGCCGGCGCGGCAACTGCCATGACAATGCTGTGGCCGAAAGCTTCTTCAACCTGCTCAAGCGCGAGAGGATCAGGCGTCGGACCTATCGGACACGGGACGAAGCCCGCCAAGATGTGTTCGATTACATTGAGATGTTCTACAACCCCACCCGAAAGCACGTCCGCAACGGCATGCTCTCACCCGTCGAGTTCGAACGGCGGCACCAAATCTAA
- a CDS encoding MBL fold metallo-hydrolase: MSSQAITFTPDLSVRPEVVAFFDEPTNTISYIVKDPQSDACAVIDSVMDFDYASGTIAYEGADRIIAHIRDNGWKLEWLIETHVHADHLSAAPYIQSKLGGKLGIGDQICDVQDTFGKIFNEGTEFQRDGSQFDQLFKDGDSYQIGTMTAYTLFTPGHTPADMVHVIGNAAFVGDTLFMPDGGSARADFPGGDARTLYQSIQRLLTLPGEVRLFMCHDYGPNGRDIQWETTVAEERDHNIHVGHGTSEDEFVRMREERDSTLSMPKLIIPSLQVNMRAGQLPPAEDDGKTYLKVPINGLSSSKE; encoded by the coding sequence ATGTCCAGCCAAGCAATTACCTTCACGCCAGATCTCTCAGTCCGACCTGAAGTGGTGGCATTCTTCGACGAACCGACCAACACCATCAGCTATATCGTCAAGGACCCACAGTCCGATGCCTGTGCCGTGATCGATTCCGTCATGGACTTCGATTACGCGTCCGGCACCATCGCATACGAAGGTGCCGACAGGATCATCGCCCACATTCGTGACAATGGGTGGAAGCTCGAATGGCTGATCGAGACCCATGTCCACGCCGATCACCTTTCTGCCGCGCCGTACATCCAGTCCAAGCTGGGTGGCAAGCTCGGCATTGGTGACCAGATCTGCGACGTGCAGGACACCTTCGGCAAGATCTTCAACGAAGGCACCGAGTTCCAACGGGACGGGTCGCAGTTCGACCAGCTCTTCAAGGACGGGGATAGCTACCAGATCGGCACCATGACCGCATACACCCTGTTCACGCCCGGACACACTCCGGCAGACATGGTGCATGTGATTGGCAATGCCGCCTTTGTTGGTGACACCCTTTTCATGCCGGATGGCGGTTCGGCACGTGCCGACTTTCCAGGTGGCGACGCTCGTACCCTCTACCAGTCCATTCAGCGACTGCTGACGCTCCCCGGCGAAGTGCGGCTCTTCATGTGCCACGATTACGGTCCCAATGGTCGCGACATCCAGTGGGAGACCACTGTTGCCGAGGAACGGGATCACAACATTCATGTGGGCCACGGCACCTCTGAGGACGAATTCGTCCGGATGCGCGAGGAGCGGGACAGCACTCTGTCCATGCCCAAGCTGATCATTCCCTCCCTGCAGGTGAACATGCGGGCAGGGCAGCTGCCGCCAGCCGAAGACGACGGCAAGACCTACCTCAAAGTGCCCATCAATGGGCTCAGCTCCTCAAAGGAATAG
- a CDS encoding ArsR/SmtB family transcription factor, protein MNITDLEPRAEEAAQLLTAMANPKRLLILCNLLEQERSVSELSRIVGLEQSPLSQHLSKLRALGLVKTRREGQTIYYRLASEPVTRVLSTLYQIYCAPSQTADA, encoded by the coding sequence ATGAACATCACTGACCTGGAGCCGCGGGCTGAAGAAGCCGCTCAGCTGCTTACCGCAATGGCGAACCCGAAGCGTCTCCTGATCCTCTGCAATCTACTGGAGCAGGAGCGCAGCGTCAGTGAGCTCTCCCGGATTGTCGGCCTCGAGCAATCCCCTCTTTCGCAACATCTCTCGAAGTTACGGGCGCTCGGACTTGTGAAGACCAGACGGGAGGGGCAGACGATCTACTACCGGTTGGCCTCCGAGCCGGTGACGCGCGTGCTGAGCACGCTTTATCAGATCTACTGTGCGCCATCTCAAACAGCCGACGCCTGA
- a CDS encoding sensor histidine kinase translates to MEQANRDLEHRVQERTSDLAMERGRIEHLLRELSHRVGNNLSMVSSFLLLEAMKAEDDKVRRALENAHQRILGIASAQRRLRIDTDSAHVDVAPYLAAIVEDVRQTLPGEGISLAIEAEALQLRGADAVALGIIVNELVTNALKHAFPDGHGSVAVSLETQGGSVLLEVSDNGSGFSGNEGAGLGALLVRSMVAALEGRAARTIGGGPRPGTRWVIQFPLRTVPVHAAPLRAETGP, encoded by the coding sequence TTGGAGCAGGCCAATCGAGATCTGGAGCATCGGGTTCAGGAACGCACGAGCGACCTTGCGATGGAGCGTGGCCGCATTGAGCATCTTTTGCGGGAGCTAAGCCATCGTGTCGGCAATAATCTCTCGATGGTCTCTTCCTTTCTGCTTCTTGAGGCGATGAAAGCCGAAGACGACAAAGTTCGCCGTGCTCTTGAGAATGCTCACCAGCGCATCCTTGGGATCGCCTCAGCACAGCGCCGGCTGAGGATCGACACCGATTCTGCGCATGTGGATGTGGCACCATACCTGGCAGCCATCGTTGAAGACGTCCGACAGACCCTGCCCGGTGAAGGCATCTCATTGGCCATTGAAGCGGAGGCCTTGCAGTTGCGTGGTGCTGATGCAGTGGCACTTGGCATTATCGTCAACGAGCTCGTAACCAACGCACTCAAGCACGCCTTCCCTGATGGTCACGGCTCGGTAGCAGTTTCGCTAGAAACGCAGGGCGGCTCCGTTCTGCTCGAAGTGAGTGACAATGGCAGCGGCTTTAGCGGCAATGAAGGGGCAGGCCTTGGCGCCCTCCTCGTGCGTTCGATGGTTGCTGCACTGGAAGGCCGCGCGGCACGCACCATTGGAGGTGGTCCAAGACCAGGTACCCGATGGGTCATTCAATTCCCGCTTCGTACAGTGCCAGTCCATGCCGCACCGCTTCGGGCAGAAACAGGACCATAG
- a CDS encoding CHASE3 domain-containing protein — translation MTVRDGGFRVHVAGITAFILMAAIAGALLGLSYWAENKVRASLEARTAIERLHRAIVEAERAQRAYILTREIDYLADANEARAKLDGLADTVRAAVARRAIEDDLVGGLLRLIEQRDGQLDEALEALQSDGMEAAVQAVRENELRRTSARIFDAVAAIEEEENRALAERERYVGLVRVMLLVAIFGVTGAMLLSITARLRAEQRLAVNSPVFCRHLRG, via the coding sequence ATGACCGTCAGAGACGGCGGCTTTCGAGTTCACGTCGCAGGGATCACCGCCTTCATCCTCATGGCAGCGATAGCGGGTGCGCTCTTAGGCTTGAGCTATTGGGCCGAGAACAAAGTGCGGGCCTCGCTCGAAGCGCGTACCGCGATCGAGCGTCTCCATCGAGCGATCGTCGAAGCCGAACGAGCCCAGCGGGCTTACATTCTCACCCGCGAGATCGACTATCTAGCAGACGCGAACGAAGCACGGGCCAAACTGGACGGGCTGGCTGACACGGTGCGCGCCGCAGTGGCACGCCGGGCAATCGAGGACGATCTGGTCGGCGGCTTGCTCCGACTGATTGAACAGCGTGACGGGCAACTCGATGAAGCTCTCGAAGCCCTTCAAAGTGACGGGATGGAAGCTGCAGTCCAAGCGGTGCGAGAGAACGAGCTGAGGCGCACTTCGGCACGTATATTTGACGCAGTAGCGGCGATTGAAGAGGAGGAAAATCGCGCGCTTGCCGAGCGAGAGCGCTACGTGGGACTAGTAAGGGTGATGCTCCTTGTCGCCATCTTCGGCGTCACCGGAGCCATGCTCTTGTCGATCACTGCGAGGCTCAGGGCAGAGCAACGGCTCGCTGTGAATAGCCCCGTGTTCTGTAGACACCTTCGGGGTTAG
- a CDS encoding IS3 family transposase yields MRYAFVAEHRQQFCVRTMCRCLSIHPSGYYAWLKSPLSKRAREDIRQTELIEEAWKQSGKVYGYRKLHDDLLDQGETSCANRVARLARLAGIKAQIGYRRRPGAYGGKPSVVVDNTLARQFDVDAPDTAWVTDITYIKTMEGFAYLAVVIDLFSRRVVGWSPKPADQ; encoded by the coding sequence GTGAGGTACGCGTTTGTCGCCGAGCATCGCCAGCAGTTCTGTGTGCGCACCATGTGCCGGTGCCTTTCCATCCATCCCAGCGGCTATTATGCGTGGCTCAAAAGCCCTTTGAGCAAAAGGGCGCGGGAAGACATTCGCCAGACCGAGCTGATCGAAGAGGCCTGGAAGCAGAGCGGCAAGGTTTATGGCTACCGCAAGCTGCATGACGACCTGCTGGACCAGGGCGAGACCAGTTGCGCCAATCGTGTTGCGCGCCTGGCCAGACTGGCCGGGATCAAGGCTCAGATCGGCTACCGGCGCCGGCCTGGTGCCTATGGAGGCAAGCCATCTGTGGTGGTCGACAATACCCTGGCTCGTCAGTTCGACGTCGATGCGCCGGACACCGCCTGGGTGACCGACATCACCTATATCAAGACCATGGAGGGCTTTGCCTATCTGGCCGTGGTCATCGACCTGTTCTCGCGCCGCGTCGTCGGCTGGTCACCAAAGCCGGCAGACCAGTGA
- a CDS encoding DUF6691 family protein, which yields MLRNLAAALIGLVFGAGIAISGMANPAKVLNFFDVFGTWDPSLLLVMGSALTVTFIGYRFVLRRPTPMFDGRFHLPAKRDLDLPLIGGSILFGIGWGIAGFCPGGAIPALGSGEPSPLIFVAAMIGGILLANGLRAVSARRQSLA from the coding sequence ATGCTCCGCAATCTCGCTGCAGCACTTATCGGCCTAGTCTTTGGAGCTGGCATTGCCATCTCGGGCATGGCCAACCCGGCCAAGGTGCTAAATTTCTTCGACGTTTTCGGCACATGGGACCCGAGCCTGTTGTTGGTCATGGGCTCGGCCCTGACCGTAACCTTCATCGGCTACCGGTTTGTGCTCAGGCGGCCCACTCCGATGTTCGACGGCAGGTTTCATCTCCCCGCCAAACGCGACCTCGACCTGCCGCTCATCGGCGGCTCGATCCTGTTCGGCATTGGCTGGGGAATTGCCGGCTTCTGTCCTGGTGGCGCTATCCCGGCGCTCGGTTCAGGCGAGCCCAGCCCCCTTATCTTTGTGGCCGCGATGATTGGCGGCATCCTCCTGGCCAACGGCCTGAGGGCGGTATCCGCTCGCCGTCAATCGCTGGCCTGA
- a CDS encoding sulfite exporter TauE/SafE family protein, protein MFLEPLQYLLGALSGGLVGFTLGLFGGGGSILAVPLMVYVVGVPVAHIAIGTSAFAVAANAASNLVTHARKGNVIWRCALMYTVAGIAGAFLGSLLGKAMEGDKLLFLFAILMLVVGVLMFRGRSDPGVEGATCNREKAPKVLGFGGLTGAFSGFFGIGGGFLIVPGLVASTGMPILNAIGSSLVAVTAFGLTTALSYALSGLVDWPLAAVFIGGGVLGGLVGARVAGLLARQKGLLNTAFAGLIILVALYMAIQTATAFI, encoded by the coding sequence ATGTTCCTCGAACCCCTACAATACCTGCTGGGCGCTCTGTCCGGCGGACTGGTCGGCTTTACGCTGGGCCTCTTCGGTGGTGGTGGCTCAATCCTTGCCGTGCCCTTGATGGTCTATGTGGTAGGGGTGCCAGTCGCCCATATCGCCATAGGCACAAGTGCGTTTGCTGTGGCAGCCAATGCTGCCAGTAATCTGGTCACCCACGCCCGCAAGGGCAACGTGATCTGGCGCTGTGCCCTGATGTACACGGTGGCCGGGATCGCAGGCGCTTTTCTGGGGTCTCTACTCGGCAAAGCGATGGAAGGTGATAAACTGCTGTTCCTGTTTGCCATCCTCATGCTGGTAGTGGGCGTGCTGATGTTCCGGGGGCGTAGCGATCCGGGTGTCGAAGGGGCAACCTGCAACAGGGAAAAAGCACCCAAGGTCCTTGGCTTTGGCGGGCTCACGGGCGCCTTCTCCGGCTTCTTTGGTATTGGTGGCGGCTTTCTGATTGTTCCAGGACTGGTCGCTTCCACGGGCATGCCCATCCTCAATGCCATCGGCTCCTCCCTCGTCGCCGTCACAGCCTTCGGGCTCACGACTGCTCTGAGCTATGCCCTCTCGGGTCTGGTGGACTGGCCTCTGGCGGCAGTGTTCATCGGCGGCGGGGTGCTTGGGGGGCTGGTGGGAGCCCGAGTTGCTGGGCTGCTGGCACGCCAAAAAGGACTACTGAACACCGCTTTCGCCGGCCTCATCATCCTGGTTGCCCTCTATATGGCTATCCAAACCGCTACCGCCTTCATCTGA
- a CDS encoding DUF302 domain-containing protein — MYTFDKQLDGLTFAAAAAVTRTKQVLADHGFGVLTEIDVQKTMKTKLDADMPGYMILGACNPKMAFEALKLEPRVGAMLPCNVIVREQGGGTVEVSAIDPVASMSAIDNADLHAVAGKVQTMLSDVVKAL, encoded by the coding sequence ATGTACACCTTTGACAAACAGCTTGATGGCCTCACGTTCGCGGCCGCGGCCGCGGTCACGCGCACAAAACAAGTGCTTGCAGATCATGGCTTTGGCGTGCTCACCGAAATCGATGTCCAGAAGACCATGAAGACCAAATTGGATGCGGACATGCCAGGCTATATGATCCTGGGTGCCTGCAATCCGAAGATGGCGTTCGAAGCATTGAAGCTCGAGCCTCGCGTGGGAGCGATGCTGCCGTGCAACGTGATCGTGCGGGAACAGGGTGGTGGTACGGTCGAAGTCAGCGCCATTGATCCCGTGGCTTCCATGAGTGCCATCGACAATGCGGACCTCCACGCCGTCGCCGGCAAGGTTCAGACCATGCTGTCTGACGTGGTGAAGGCGCTCTGA
- a CDS encoding DUF4893 domain-containing protein, with protein MLMHKIVASGLALLMIQPALAQVQPCGAPADAVNASDEERLAGIVKSRTRGLAAALLADRAADRVTISALYTPGFTPTSSLPDGDYQCRTIKLGGMLPAVVYDYFSCRIGEEGSSIAKTSGSQRFSGSLTPSNGGFFYRGALHFGDEQPVLYGSDGERNQVGCLYQVAGEDQRYLLELPSPMFESLHDVVELVAR; from the coding sequence ATGCTGATGCACAAAATAGTAGCGAGCGGACTAGCACTGCTCATGATCCAGCCCGCACTGGCTCAAGTGCAGCCCTGCGGAGCACCGGCAGATGCGGTAAACGCATCCGATGAGGAGCGGCTTGCTGGCATCGTCAAATCGCGCACGCGGGGTCTCGCCGCCGCGCTGCTCGCCGACCGTGCAGCGGATAGAGTCACCATCAGCGCCCTATACACCCCCGGATTTACCCCGACGAGCTCGCTACCGGACGGCGACTATCAATGCCGGACCATTAAGCTGGGCGGCATGCTTCCTGCCGTTGTCTATGACTACTTCAGCTGCCGGATCGGGGAGGAGGGCAGCTCGATCGCAAAGACCAGTGGCTCCCAGCGTTTCTCAGGCAGCCTTACCCCGTCCAATGGCGGCTTCTTCTATCGTGGCGCCCTTCACTTCGGCGATGAACAGCCCGTGCTCTATGGCAGTGACGGGGAGCGCAACCAGGTGGGATGTCTGTATCAGGTTGCCGGCGAAGACCAGCGCTACCTGCTCGAACTGCCTAGCCCCATGTTCGAATCGCTCCATGATGTCGTTGAGTTGGTTGCACGGTAG
- a CDS encoding L,D-transpeptidase, protein MHSTPISRRHMMLGTSSLAALALAGCTTTTIPPVTTAVAPPPPSIPPEYLAMYAAIPDERFLIPAARIDLVDPIYWRREVENPTGERAGVVVVDTPNRFLYWTMANDRAMRYGVGIGREGFAWEGRGHIAYGREWPTWTPPSDMIDREPELEQYRNGMGPGLDNPLGPRALYIHQGNRDTLYRLHGNMDARSIGQAVSSGCVRLLFQDVIDLYERVTWGAPIVVLQ, encoded by the coding sequence ATGCATTCAACACCCATCTCACGCCGGCACATGATGCTGGGCACTTCCAGCCTTGCCGCTCTGGCTCTTGCCGGCTGCACGACGACCACTATACCACCAGTGACTACTGCTGTGGCTCCCCCTCCACCATCCATTCCTCCTGAATACCTGGCCATGTACGCCGCCATTCCGGACGAACGCTTCCTCATCCCAGCGGCCCGCATAGATCTTGTCGATCCAATCTACTGGCGACGCGAAGTCGAGAACCCCACCGGCGAAAGGGCTGGGGTTGTGGTGGTCGATACCCCGAACCGGTTCCTTTATTGGACGATGGCGAATGACCGGGCCATGCGCTATGGCGTGGGCATTGGACGCGAGGGCTTTGCCTGGGAAGGCCGAGGCCACATTGCCTATGGCCGCGAATGGCCGACCTGGACCCCACCTTCTGACATGATCGACCGGGAGCCTGAGCTCGAACAGTACCGGAACGGCATGGGTCCAGGGTTAGACAACCCCCTAGGGCCACGGGCGCTCTATATCCACCAAGGCAACCGCGACACCCTCTACCGCCTGCACGGGAACATGGATGCCCGCTCCATCGGTCAAGCCGTATCGAGTGGCTGCGTACGGCTGCTGTTCCAGGATGTCATCGATCTTTATGAAAGGGTGACCTGGGGAGCGCCCATAGTCGTCCTGCAATAG
- a CDS encoding YeeE/YedE family protein, translating into MITTFTPIEALLGGSMIGIAAVALMATHGRVAGMTGILTGAIMPNGDWGWRVAFLLGAVAAPVAILLLTGGSLPLQADLPAWAIMLGGLLVGIGVTFGGGCTSGHGVCGMARLSVRSVVATLTFMLTTFATVFVVRHILGGF; encoded by the coding sequence ATGATCACCACTTTCACACCCATTGAGGCGCTGCTCGGCGGCTCAATGATTGGCATCGCTGCCGTCGCGCTGATGGCCACCCATGGCCGGGTCGCAGGAATGACTGGCATTCTGACCGGCGCAATCATGCCAAACGGCGATTGGGGCTGGCGTGTCGCTTTCCTCCTGGGTGCAGTTGCCGCTCCTGTTGCCATTCTGCTCCTGACCGGGGGATCTCTGCCGCTGCAAGCGGATCTACCCGCCTGGGCAATCATGCTGGGTGGTCTCCTGGTCGGCATCGGCGTCACCTTTGGTGGCGGTTGCACCTCGGGGCACGGCGTCTGTGGCATGGCACGCCTGTCTGTCCGCTCCGTCGTGGCCACCCTCACATTTATGCTGACCACATTCGCAACGGTTTTCGTGGTTCGCCACATTCTGGGAGGCTTCTGA
- a CDS encoding LysM peptidoglycan-binding domain-containing protein: protein MLKKLFTAAALAAVSLGSAGAVVAPAQAQPVCGATVRVQPGDTLYGIASRCGIPAGEIMRLNGLSNPNYIQLGTVLKLRGGAQPSPTPSSGPAASGTYRVRAGDTLASIARRYDVSLSALASANRNLRNPNLLRPGMVLRIPSHTQRPRPGGTNLPTRTLSGTLTDEGITCQAMRGDDGRLYTLIGPIGEWRDGDRIRLVANAVDRSLCQQGTTLQVISVRPLGPPAPAPDNDVVIFGTLTDEGVECQAMRDHSGRLYTLTGRLGKAGTGDTVQVEGRLAEFSFCQQGTTIEVEQMELVRG, encoded by the coding sequence ATGTTGAAAAAGCTCTTTACCGCTGCGGCGCTTGCTGCTGTTTCTCTGGGCAGCGCAGGGGCCGTTGTTGCTCCTGCGCAGGCCCAGCCTGTCTGTGGCGCTACGGTCCGTGTTCAGCCAGGTGACACATTGTACGGCATCGCGTCGCGGTGTGGCATCCCGGCTGGGGAAATCATGCGCCTGAATGGCCTCTCCAACCCCAACTACATCCAGCTCGGCACGGTGCTGAAATTGAGGGGTGGCGCTCAGCCCTCCCCCACACCCTCGTCTGGACCAGCAGCGAGTGGCACTTACCGGGTGCGTGCCGGGGACACTTTGGCAAGCATAGCTCGGAGATATGACGTCAGCCTGAGTGCCTTAGCCTCAGCCAATCGAAATCTTCGCAACCCTAACCTGCTGCGCCCCGGGATGGTGCTGCGCATTCCCAGCCATACCCAGCGCCCGCGCCCGGGCGGCACAAATCTCCCGACCAGAACCCTCTCAGGCACGCTCACCGATGAGGGGATCACCTGTCAGGCCATGCGCGGGGATGATGGGCGTCTCTATACGTTGATTGGTCCGATCGGGGAGTGGCGGGATGGTGACCGCATCCGATTGGTGGCCAACGCTGTCGACCGCTCCCTTTGTCAGCAAGGCACCACGTTGCAGGTGATCAGTGTTCGCCCACTCGGGCCGCCTGCCCCAGCACCTGACAACGACGTGGTGATCTTTGGCACTCTGACCGACGAGGGCGTAGAATGCCAAGCGATGCGGGACCACTCTGGTCGCCTTTACACCTTAACAGGTCGTTTGGGGAAAGCCGGTACAGGCGATACCGTGCAAGTGGAGGGTCGGCTGGCGGAGTTCTCGTTCTGCCAGCAGGGCACGACCATTGAGGTGGAGCAAATGGAGCTCGTTCGAGGCTGA
- a CDS encoding ArsR/SmtB family transcription factor → MSSDNPKRALYSHFAAVARLLASEHRLELLELLAQGEHPVERLVQRTGLPFANVSQHLQQLRKGGLVAGRRDGKNIIYSLQDGPITEAVVALRNLAAHNIGAVQEIIDAYFTDPDELEPITTAELRMRMESDSVTVLDVRPADEFSAGHLPGAINIEPGELEARLSELPTTREIVAYCRGPYCILSQEAVAALRARGYVVRRMAQGFPEWKAVGYPIKAG, encoded by the coding sequence ATGTCAAGCGACAACCCCAAGCGTGCCCTTTACAGCCACTTCGCAGCCGTGGCCCGTCTCCTCGCGAGCGAACATCGGCTGGAACTGCTCGAACTGCTGGCGCAGGGGGAGCACCCAGTGGAAAGATTGGTGCAGCGAACAGGGCTTCCCTTCGCCAATGTCTCTCAACACCTGCAGCAGCTCCGCAAAGGCGGCTTGGTTGCGGGTCGGCGGGACGGCAAGAACATCATCTACAGCTTGCAGGATGGGCCGATCACCGAAGCGGTCGTCGCATTGCGAAACTTGGCTGCCCACAACATCGGCGCTGTTCAGGAGATCATCGACGCCTACTTCACTGATCCGGACGAATTGGAGCCAATAACGACAGCCGAACTGCGGATGCGCATGGAGAGCGACAGCGTGACGGTGCTCGACGTCCGCCCGGCCGACGAGTTCTCCGCCGGTCACCTACCAGGTGCCATAAACATCGAACCCGGTGAACTGGAGGCGAGGCTTTCGGAGCTGCCGACCACACGCGAGATCGTCGCTTACTGCCGGGGTCCATACTGCATCCTCTCGCAAGAGGCCGTTGCTGCGCTTCGGGCACGGGGCTACGTGGTCAGGCGCATGGCCCAAGGCTTTCCCGAGTGGAAGGCCGTGGGTTACCCGATAAAAGCGGGGTGA
- a CDS encoding transposase has translation MGKGNFSDEFKRDAVRQITERGYPVSEVSQRLGVSAHSLYEWRKKYASDVSKGGDQADEIRQLKRELARVTEERDILKKAAAYFAKDAK, from the coding sequence ATGGGCAAAGGCAATTTCAGCGACGAGTTCAAGCGGGACGCGGTGCGTCAGATCACCGAGCGGGGGTATCCCGTTTCGGAGGTGTCGCAGCGTCTGGGGGTGAGTGCTCATTCGCTCTACGAGTGGCGCAAGAAGTATGCATCGGATGTTTCCAAGGGTGGGGATCAGGCCGATGAGATCCGGCAGCTTAAGCGAGAACTGGCGCGGGTCACTGAGGAGCGCGACATCCTAAAAAAAGCGGCCGCGTACTTCGCCAAGGATGCAAAGTGA
- a CDS encoding phospholipase D-like domain-containing protein yields MARFFSKRLGVALALVIAGVFGTIAAVILIPEPHELAGPVETELLAGSPEFVRSMFALHGGNLYESNNIATLQNGEEIFPAMLDAIASAQRSINFETYVYWSGSIGSRFAEALAERAAAGIEVNVLLDWQGSVSMEDELIETMVAAGATVKRFRPIEWYTLDRFNARTHRKLLIVDGTVGFIGGVGIADKWLGDASSPDEFRELHYRVQGPVVASMQGAFAFNWLEATGRPLQGDLYFPPVADSGPIVTQLVYSSIGSRNVMHVMLMTALAAAQDHIRIGTAYFVPDEIAIAQLLAARQRGVTVDVLVPGEHTNKDFVRAASRHFWGDLLEAGVNFYEYDPTMYHAKITIVDESWTSIGSANFDERSFRLNDEANLNVYDAAFAAQQISIFQQDVERSTLITLEHWESRPAWQKVTDWLASTLRVQL; encoded by the coding sequence GTGGCGCGCTTTTTCTCGAAACGCTTAGGTGTAGCATTAGCGCTGGTGATCGCTGGTGTGTTCGGCACGATTGCAGCGGTTATCCTGATTCCCGAGCCGCATGAGCTGGCAGGCCCCGTCGAAACGGAACTGCTGGCTGGGTCTCCTGAGTTCGTCCGATCCATGTTCGCTCTTCACGGAGGCAATCTCTACGAGAGCAACAACATTGCGACGCTGCAGAATGGGGAGGAAATCTTCCCCGCCATGCTTGACGCAATCGCAAGCGCTCAGCGCTCCATCAACTTCGAGACCTATGTCTATTGGAGTGGCTCAATCGGCTCCCGTTTTGCGGAGGCATTGGCGGAGCGGGCTGCGGCAGGCATCGAAGTCAATGTTCTTCTCGACTGGCAGGGCAGTGTGTCCATGGAGGACGAGCTGATCGAGACCATGGTCGCGGCGGGCGCTACGGTAAAGCGCTTCAGACCCATTGAGTGGTATACGTTGGACCGCTTCAACGCACGCACCCACCGCAAGCTGCTGATCGTTGATGGCACTGTCGGGTTCATCGGCGGTGTCGGTATCGCGGACAAGTGGCTCGGCGATGCCAGCAGCCCCGATGAGTTCCGGGAGCTTCACTATCGGGTTCAAGGTCCAGTGGTTGCGTCCATGCAGGGCGCTTTCGCTTTCAACTGGCTGGAGGCAACGGGCCGTCCCCTGCAGGGCGACCTCTATTTCCCTCCTGTTGCGGACTCAGGGCCGATCGTCACTCAGCTTGTTTACTCAAGCATTGGATCGCGCAACGTGATGCATGTGATGCTGATGACTGCACTTGCCGCGGCACAGGATCACATCCGCATCGGAACAGCTTACTTCGTGCCAGACGAAATCGCCATTGCTCAACTCCTGGCTGCTCGCCAACGCGGCGTAACCGTCGACGTGCTTGTTCCAGGCGAGCATACCAACAAAGACTTCGTTCGGGCTGCCTCACGGCACTTCTGGGGAGATCTACTGGAAGCCGGGGTAAACTTCTACGAATACGATCCGACGATGTATCACGCCAAGATCACCATCGTCGATGAGAGCTGGACTTCGATCGGCTCCGCCAATTTCGATGAACGCTCGTTTCGGCTCAATGATGAGGCCAATCTCAACGTCTACGACGCGGCCTTCGCAGCCCAACAGATCAGCATTTTCCAGCAGGATGTTGAGCGCTCAACTCTCATCACGCTCGAGCATTGGGAGAGCCGGCCCGCGTGGCAGAAGGTGACCGACTGGCTCGCCAGTACGTTGCGGGTACAGCTTTAA